The genomic interval ATTCTCTATTATCTCTCACACTACCCCAATTTAATCATCTTCTTCCACCGTCATTCCTTCATCACAGGTCTCTCTCCCGACCTGTATTTTTCTCTTGCCATTTTGTCAACATCTTTCTCTCTAATTAACTTCCCCCCCCCATCTCCACTACACTCTTTCCTCTctcatcttttttcttcaattcacTTTTCCTTCTCATACCTCTATTCACCTTCATAACTCTTCACCCCTTTCCTTTCTCCTCTTTAGTACTCTCAACATATCTTTCACCCCGGGTCTTTCACTTTTCCCTCTTCCCTTAATTGTCTGTATATCCACTCGACTCTTCACCCCTCTTCACCCCTTCCTCACCAACaactccctctctctttcattttccctCTTCCCATATATCTACCCACTAGACTCTTCATTCCAGCTTCCTCTCAAtaaccctctctctcttcccattTCTCTATCCACTTAACTCTTCACTCTCTCCTTACTGTACCCTCTCCACCCCCTCTGTCttattttcccctcttcccGTTTCTCCATCCATGTAACTCTTCACCCCTATCTCGTCGGTACCATCTCAACATCTCTGTCTCTTCAATTCACATTCCCCCCTTTATCTCTATTCACTTTCACAACTCTTCATCCCTTTCCTTATTGTACCTTCTCCACATCTCTCTTTCTTCAAATACCTCCCTCCTCTttcatcaacccccccccccccaccaggcTGCATTTCACTTGTCTCTTCTAATCCCAATCTCAATCTTTTCTTCCGAATTCAACAACTCTCTCTTCCTTTCACTTTTTCCTCTTCTCTTATCGCTTTCCACCTAACTCTTCACCCCCTTCATCTCTCTTCTCCCTCAACACCTCTTTCCGTATCCCTATCCATTAAAGTCTTCACACCCCTCTGTACTATCTTAACATCTCTCTTCTATTTACATTTCCCCATTCCTTTATCTCTATTCACTTTCACCACTTCCTTGTTgtaccttttctctctttcttcaacccccccccccccattctacTCAGCTCTTCTTACCCCAATCTCAATCTGTGTCAAGTTGGTTTTAATTAAAGATGCATATGAGAGAACGTACTTATAAAGGTTAGAAAGATTCCTtcagataacaaaaaaaaattgagattttttttcttccaagctTTCATTTTGTGACATCACTCACATGCCAGCATCTTCTAATCATgtcatgtgatataaaatggttcaaaatattttttatttcacaagaGCATGTATGTaattatatatctgattagatATTGAATGCACAATTCAAATATTTGTCAATTTACAAAAAGGGCGCTGATTGCATGTAATGTCACAATTAAATTGCTACTAATCTTTGCTGATGCATTTTAACCAACCCTTTCTTATGCTCCTCTCTCAATCTTTTGCTCTTATCAAAACAATTTATCATATCATGATGTAAAAGCCCTTtattcaatgtacatgtaaatagtaTCTCTAAAACAGAAATTCTTCCTCACATTTACATCAATTCCCCACACCAGAATAATAAGAGATTGACATGAATCAACTTTGAACATTCATTTAATAAAAGTCTCTTCAATTTCATTCAACTGTTGTACAAGAGTAAAACACACATCTGTAAAATCCTAGTTTCTGTTTGGTTCAACAGCAAAAAGGGTGGGCATATATGAAAGGGGTAATGCACAAATAAACTTGAGGATGGATTTTTCAAGTTCACCTTCATAGCACATGCCCAATCTgctgtatatattatatacatgtccTTTTCCACAATCCTTGCATCTGGGAACAAAACAAATTCTAATAAAAATGTATTGggtttcataaatgtgtaatattttaataaataacttCAATTTGACCATGAAATTAATCTCCTTAGTGAATTAATAAGCTCCACCGATGATCGAAAAAGCTAGTAACAATTTGTTACAAATTAAACTGAAGTTTACAGTGGTAATCAAATGTCTTGCAACTGAATGAATGCCGGCTAGGTTCATATGGTATAATTTCACTTTATGTATTCCTTTAGGTCAACAACAAGAATTTCTATCTGGTTAAACTAGGGAAGATTATCCTTATATGTTTGAGGGTGAGTAAAGGATGTTAAATAAGGGCATTGTGGAAAAGCATACATAGAATTCCTGATCGCAAAATAAAGTGCCATGCTATGGCTTTGTATTCCAAATGTTAACCTACAATGAGTAAGTCTTCTGTGGGGAAGGTGTATTCAGGGATTTCAAGATTGAGAGGGGCGGGTCCTTTCCTGATCCTGCCCGAGGCATCGTAATGGGAGCCGTGGCAAGGACAGTAGTAGCCTCCGTATTCTCCAGCATTGGCGATGGGTACACATCCGAGATGGGTGCACACCCCGATGAGGACCAGCCATTCATCTTTTTGCACACGTTCTTTGTCGTGTTGAGGGTCTCGCAATGATCCAACATCGACAGCTACCACTTCATCAATCTCTTCCTGCGTCCTATGCCTGACAAAGAGTGGTTTTCCTCTCCATTTGAAGGTCATGTTCTTACCCTGGAGCATCAAAGGAAAAATATGAGCACTGGTCTTGAATTTAATGAAAGAAACTGTCTAACAAGTGTGAATGAAGGAGCCAATTGTtctgaatgaatgaatccaccgtatatgtaaattattttacataaacAATAGGCTCGTTAATCTGATCCTAAGTAACAAGCATGAATTTGGCAGTATTCTACATGCAATGTAAGCACTAAGAATTATCAACACATTAATGGATGAAACCTGCATAATATATAGTTTCAGACAACAGATTCAGAACTACCTTTGCAAATTGGGACTGTTGAAAttctaaaatgataatgaaaaaggtATCTTCTTTTTATCTTAATATCATGACTTCTTGGGTAGAGGAAGAgataataatgatttgaatttgattttttaagcCTATAAgactattttgattaaaaaatgaccAGAGCATGTGGGCTTGACGTTTAATTTTTTCCTTTCCTGCTGCTGCCATACTTCCACCACCAACCACGAGGTAGGAGAACATCTGACACTCAGTCAATGATGTGCTTGCTATCTTCTGGTGATCTTTTGACTGGTCCCGTCTGTACCTTGAAGAATGATGCTACCTAGAATTTATCTCGGGGCATCCAAGGCCAAGGATGACCATTTGGCTGGCTTCAATGCCCTTCTCATTCCTCTTAGCGATTTGTTCAtgcaatttttacaaaaatttcacaTCTTTGCCGTAATAAAGATAAGTGCTCTAAAAAAACCCAGTAGTTTTATCCTATAAAAACAATGACATTGCCctaaaaacatcaaaatcaaagacCTGCTTACCTCTGGGATTTCTTCCAGCTTGATTTCAATCTTGGCCATGGCCAACACATCTGCAGAGGCATTCATGGTCTGGATGAAGTCAGTGACGATGTTCTTTGCACTGTATGCTGCTGCGATACTTCCACCGCCAACCAAGAGGTAGGAGAACATCTGACGGTCAGCCGATGATGTGCTTGCTGGCTTCTGGGGATCTCTTGTCTGGTCCCGTCTGTACTCTGAAAAGTCTGGTACTTGGATGTCCGTGTGTGCGAACCTTACCTGTCCAGCACCTAAAAATAAAGGACAAATATTAGATCAATGAGTAATTACATACATACAAGAGCTACAGAATACTGAGTAGAGGTGTGCAATTGTTCCTGTAAAACTTTTAAACTTGTGAtgacattaaaggggaatccaatcTAGGCCTGATTCAAAACGTTTAACCGACGTTCAAACAACtgttaaaacaaaaaacatttacaaatttaGTAAACGTTTAAACTGTTTGGGAAAAGGTGACAAAAATACCTTAAAACTGATATCTTGAaaagtattttctttcaaacaattatttttttttgtgtaatttattattttggaTAGATGAAACATTACAACTgaaatcttatttttctttctgaaAATTAAGTTTGCTGTGAAAGAGGCCCAGACCTAAATGATTATTTTACAAAGTAAATTATATTTACAGACGAAAGATTTCATTCTATTATATTTCATGATCCCATCCAAAATTACCCCCAGAAATTTAAAGAGGCAAAATATTCTTTTAGATATTATAAAGCGAAAACAAagaataattgtttcattttcaaagcGAGGTTTGACATTGAATGAATAGATGTCAGATTGTAAGATGGCTGCTGGCATGGGGCCCCCCTTCAAACACAATCTGAATATCAGTTATTAAATGTATGGTGGTGTGACCTTAAATTGCAAGTTACCTTATTTTGTGCACTTTCAAATATCTCAATATCTACCTAATATCTTGAAAATCTGATTGCACCAACAGAAAAAGCAACCAAAAATAACCTAGATTAGTAATTTTCTTTACGATAAGGTCtctataatttgtgaaaatattagCAAAACATTGGCAAACTTTGTTACCTTTTGCGGCTGTTCCAAGGAAATCTGAACTCAAGAAATCGCAATTTGCAAGCAGAGTTCTACAAACAAGTAGGCCAaagtaaaatgtgataccaACCAATTTAATggcttttttaaaacctccatctGATACAATAATCTCACCTTTTTCTGCTAGATTTCATTTCTAAAGTTTGGCAAAACGATCATGCGCAAATtgaggtcacactttttcagcTGAGTGCACACTAGTCGATCGCCAtataattttgagatcgcgataccagAGAACCCTTGGCCTACTTAACAATTCCGTAGAGTGATTTTGACTCTAGGATCTTGCCTTCCGTTTGGTTTGATTTAAATTCACTTTGTGTGAACTGTGAGAAATTTGTTTTTGAATATCAACTAAAaacttcatgataatttttgaaatgtgcGCAAATTACACGGAATGGTCACccaataatatacatgtagtgaggACCATAGATCTTGTGTAATTATGCAAGTAAATAATGTTATGTACCAACTTTGCAGCATTCTTCCAAAGGGAATTTTAGTAGACAGGTGATGAAAAAGGGCCAAAAACAGATTCTTAGTTTTTATTTcctcaaattcaaaataaacaaagatagctgatcagtgattttgttaattttccCACTTTTCAATTTTCTCACAAAAAACACCCATTCACATTTcagtaatacaaaaaaaaaccatcttagtgaccaaaatatatatttcatgtgaTCCGAATTTCAGAAGCTGATCAGTATTCATTATACGCCTAACTTTAGTTTTAATAAGTACTAATGAACGTTAGAAGTGTCTTGAGTTAGACCTATCATAGTAAGT from Lytechinus pictus isolate F3 Inbred chromosome 2, Lp3.0, whole genome shotgun sequence carries:
- the LOC129253918 gene encoding cytochrome b-c1 complex subunit Rieske, mitochondrial-like, translated to MFSAVSKVGVVAPFVSATAQNVGSQLRQAVVTAPTFFHKFTLPEKEDRLTSEKLGALLPKSHGTQATCGVQGAGQVRFAHTDIQVPDFSEYRRDQTRDPQKPASTSSADRQMFSYLLVGGGSIAAAYSAKNIVTDFIQTMNASADVLAMAKIEIKLEEIPEGKNMTFKWRGKPLFVRHRTQEEIDEVVAVDVGSLRDPQHDKERVQKDEWLVLIGVCTHLGCVPIANAGEYGGYYCPCHGSHYDASGRIRKGPAPLNLEIPEYTFPTEDLLIVG